CGGGCACACGGAGTTCATCCTCTGCCTCGGGTATGGAGCGCACCACATCAAGGACTTCTTCCTGAACTACCAGGAGACCATCTCCAACGACTTCGTCCTGCGCGGCGGCCAGGTCGAGCTGCTGTCGGCCGACATCTCCGAGTGGTCGATCTCCTTCGTGCAGACCGGGATCGAGTCGCCGATCGGCGAACGGCTGCGCCGGGTCCGCGACCACCTCGACGGCGAGGAGATGTTCCTGGCCAACTACGCCGACGTGCTCACCGACGCGCCGCTGCCGGAGATCATCGACCGTTTCACCGCGTCCGGCGCGGGCGCCTCCATGATGGTCGTCCCGCCGTCGGACACCTTCCACTGCGTCGAGCTCGGCGAGAGCGGGCTGGTCGGCGGGATCACCCCGGTCAGCCAGATGCCGCTCTGGGTCAACGGCGGCTACTTCGTGCT
Above is a genomic segment from Streptosporangium album containing:
- a CDS encoding sugar phosphate nucleotidyltransferase, coding for MKVVLFCGGYGTRMRTGTPGDVPKPMQLVGPRPLIWHVMRYYAHFGHTEFILCLGYGAHHIKDFFLNYQETISNDFVLRGGQVELLSADISEWSISFVQTGIESPIGERLRRVRDHLDGEEMFLANYADVLTDAPLPEIIDRFTASGAGASMMVVPPSDTFHCVELGESGLVGGITPVSQMPLWVNGGYFVLRQEVFDHIPPGGDLVADGCAELAKRGRMLAYPHRGYWRPTDTVKERVALDEAYSRGDRPWALWEREPAGRIA